A genomic window from Megalobrama amblycephala isolate DHTTF-2021 linkage group LG2, ASM1881202v1, whole genome shotgun sequence includes:
- the git2b gene encoding ARF GTPase-activating protein GIT2b isoform X4, whose protein sequence is MMSTRTRNREICADCSACDPRWASINRGVLICDECCSIHRGLGRHSSQVRHLTHTLWPPSQLQMVKSLYNNGANSIWEHSLLDPSSIMSGKRKANPQDRVHPNKTDFIKAKYQMLAFVHRMPCREDDSVTAKDLSKQLHSSVRTGNLETCLRLLSLGAQANFFHPEKGNTPLHVAAKAGQLLQAELLTVYGADPGAPDSSGKTPIDYARQAGHQELTDRLVEIQFELTDRLAFYLCGRKPDHKNGQHFIIPQIADSGLDLSELAKAAKKKLQSLSNHQFEELAMDVYDEVDRRETDAVWLATQNHSTLVTDTTVVPFLPVNPEYSSTRNQGRQKLARFNAHEFATLVIDILTDAKRRQQGNSPDNVKDNVELILKDIGNRHGCESPEMDQPDYDSVASDEDTEQEPTSGKDERTKSSESSDLSDSPITVQEFMEVKSALNASEAKIQQLLKVNCHLSEELRLMQSKLNSLQNENSTLKWQTPNSLARPQDLPHRAPPRGCRAMSMYETGSGLRQYHPRGETVHPDTNLTLQPLPSNGSTLDAQSGMPESDYDNALNHIEMEESGSTLNNFSRASGWPGDGTVPQPENPSEGECDSTLPCTEDVISKTELITKNIQELLRAAQENKHESFVLCSERILVAVTEMATLFPKRPSSETVRGSLRLLTSSASRLQGECQKATPHDSQQVIQCAYDIAKAAKQLVTVTTKDSN, encoded by the exons ATGATGTCCACTCGAACGCGAAACAGAGAGATCTGCGCAGACTGCAGCGCGTGCG aCCCTCGTTGGGCCTCGATCAATCGTGGAGTTCTGATCTGCGACGAATGCTGCAGTATTCACCGAGGTCTGGGCCGCCACAGTTCTCAGGTCCGGCACCTGACCCACACTTTGTGGCCCCCTTCACAGCTACAG ATGGTGAAGTCACTGTACAATAATGGAGCAAATTCAATCTGGGAACACAGTCTTCTGGATCCATCTTCCATCATGAGCGGAAAACGCAAAGCCAATCCTCAGGATAGAGTCCA CCCCAACAAAACAGATTTCATAAAGGCTAAATATCAAATGCTGGCGTTTGTTCATCGAATGCCATGTAGAGAAGATGATAGTGTCACTGCCAAAGACCTCAGCAAG CAACTTCATTCTAGCGTGCGAACCGGCAATTTGGAAACGTGTCTGAGGCTGTTGTCGTTGGGAGCGCAGGCTAACTTTTTCCATCCA GAGAAAGGAAATACTCCATTACATGTGGCAGCTAAAGCAGGCCAGCTGCTACAGGCAGAGCTGCTCACTGTGTATGGAGCAGATCCCGGAGCACCAGACAGCTCTGGGAAGACTCCTATTGACTACGCCAG GCAGGCAGGACACCAGGAACTCACTGACAGACTGGTGGAGATCCAATTTGAGCTGACTGACAGACTAGCGTTCTACCTGTGTGGAAGAAAGCCAG aTCATAAAAACGGTCAACACTTTATAATTCCTCAAATAGCAGACAG cGGTCTTGACTTGTCAGAACTGGCCAAAGCAGCAAAGAAGAAGCTTCAGTCT CTCAGTAATCATCAGTTTGAAGAACTAGCCATGGACGTTTATGATGAAGTTGACAGAAGAGAAACGGATGCAG TCTGGCTTGCAACTCAGAACCACAGCACTTTGGTAACTGACACCACGGTGGTACCTTTCCTTCCGGTCAACCCTGAATATTCTTCCACTAGGAATCAG GGACGTCAGAAGCTCGCAAGGTTCAACGCACATGAGTTTGCCACTCTGGTTATTGATATTTTAACTGATGCCAAACGTCGTCAGCAAGGAAATTCTCCAGATAACGTCAAAG ATAATGTGGAGTTAATTCTGAAGGACATTGGGAACCGTCATGGCTGTGAAAGTCCTGAGATGGACCAGCCTGATTATGACAGTGTGGCATCCGATGAGGATACGGAGCAAGAACCAACATCTGGAAAAGACGAGAGGACCAAG AGCTCAGAGTCCTCAGACTTGTCGGACAGCCCGATCACCGTTCAAGAGTTCATGGAAGTGAAAAGTGCCCTCAATGCCTCTGAAGCAAAGATCCAGCAGCTTCTCAAGGTCAACTGCCATCTTAGTGAGGAGTTGAGACTCATGCAAAGCAAG TTAAACTCCCTCCAGAATGAGAACAGCACTCTGAAGTGGCAGACTCCTAACAGTTTGGCAAGGCCGCAGGACCTCCCGCACAGGGCACCTCCACGCGGGTGTAGGGCCATGTCGATGTATGAGACTGGCTCTGGTCTGAGGCAGTACCACCCTAGAGGAGAGACCGTCCACCCTGACACAAACCTGACTCTTCAACCACTGCCATCTAAT GGATCTACCTTAGACGCCCAGAGCGGCATGCCAGAAAGTGACTATGATAATGCATTGAACCACATTGAGATGGAAGAATCAGG GTCAACACTGAATAACTTCTCCAGGGCGAGTGGCTGGCCGGGCGACGGTACAGTGCCACAACCAGAAAACCCGTCTGAGGGCGAGTGCGACTCGACTCTACCGTGCACAGAGGACGTCATCAGCAAAACAGAGCTGATCACTAAGAACATCCAGGAATTACTCAGAGCTGCACAGGAAAATAAACATGAGAG CTTCGTCCTGTGTTCGGAGAGAATTCTTGTAGCAGTGACGGAAATGGCTACGTTATTCCCTAAG AGGCCATCCTCTGAGACCGTTCGCGGCTCCTTACGCCTCTTGACCTCCAGTGCCAGCCGTCTGCAGGGCGAATGTCAGAAGGCCACACCGCACGATTCCCAGCAAGTTATTCAGTGTGCCTACGACATTGCCAAGGCGGCTAAACAGCTAGTTACTGTGACTACCAAAGACAGTAACTGA
- the git2b gene encoding ARF GTPase-activating protein GIT2b isoform X1: MMSTRTRNREICADCSACDPRWASINRGVLICDECCSIHRGLGRHSSQVRHLTHTLWPPSQLQMVKSLYNNGANSIWEHSLLDPSSIMSGKRKANPQDRVHPNKTDFIKAKYQMLAFVHRMPCREDDSVTAKDLSKQLHSSVRTGNLETCLRLLSLGAQANFFHPEKGNTPLHVAAKAGQLLQAELLTVYGADPGAPDSSGKTPIDYARQAGHQELTDRLVEIQFELTDRLAFYLCGRKPDHKNGQHFIIPQIADRNVGLDLSELAKAAKKKLQSLSNHQFEELAMDVYDEVDRRETDAVWLATQNHSTLVTDTTVVPFLPVNPEYSSTRNQGRQKLARFNAHEFATLVIDILTDAKRRQQGNSPDNVKDNVELILKDIGNRHGCESPEMDQPDYDSVASDEDTEQEPTSGKDERTKSSESSDLSDSPITVQEFMEVKSALNASEAKIQQLLKVNCHLSEELRLMQSKLNSLQNENSTLKWQTPNSLARPQDLPHRAPPRGCRAMSMYETGSGLRQYHPRGETVHPDTNLTLQPLPSNIGKGPSVTAFSSLPTFPSTLSWSWDEITQRGSTLDAQSGMPESDYDNALNHIEMEESGSTLNNFSRASGWPGDGTVPQPENPSEGECDSTLPCTEDVISKTELITKNIQELLRAAQENKHESFVLCSERILVAVTEMATLFPKRPSSETVRGSLRLLTSSASRLQGECQKATPHDSQQVIQCAYDIAKAAKQLVTVTTKDSN, from the exons ATGATGTCCACTCGAACGCGAAACAGAGAGATCTGCGCAGACTGCAGCGCGTGCG aCCCTCGTTGGGCCTCGATCAATCGTGGAGTTCTGATCTGCGACGAATGCTGCAGTATTCACCGAGGTCTGGGCCGCCACAGTTCTCAGGTCCGGCACCTGACCCACACTTTGTGGCCCCCTTCACAGCTACAG ATGGTGAAGTCACTGTACAATAATGGAGCAAATTCAATCTGGGAACACAGTCTTCTGGATCCATCTTCCATCATGAGCGGAAAACGCAAAGCCAATCCTCAGGATAGAGTCCA CCCCAACAAAACAGATTTCATAAAGGCTAAATATCAAATGCTGGCGTTTGTTCATCGAATGCCATGTAGAGAAGATGATAGTGTCACTGCCAAAGACCTCAGCAAG CAACTTCATTCTAGCGTGCGAACCGGCAATTTGGAAACGTGTCTGAGGCTGTTGTCGTTGGGAGCGCAGGCTAACTTTTTCCATCCA GAGAAAGGAAATACTCCATTACATGTGGCAGCTAAAGCAGGCCAGCTGCTACAGGCAGAGCTGCTCACTGTGTATGGAGCAGATCCCGGAGCACCAGACAGCTCTGGGAAGACTCCTATTGACTACGCCAG GCAGGCAGGACACCAGGAACTCACTGACAGACTGGTGGAGATCCAATTTGAGCTGACTGACAGACTAGCGTTCTACCTGTGTGGAAGAAAGCCAG aTCATAAAAACGGTCAACACTTTATAATTCCTCAAATAGCAGACAG AAATGT cGGTCTTGACTTGTCAGAACTGGCCAAAGCAGCAAAGAAGAAGCTTCAGTCT CTCAGTAATCATCAGTTTGAAGAACTAGCCATGGACGTTTATGATGAAGTTGACAGAAGAGAAACGGATGCAG TCTGGCTTGCAACTCAGAACCACAGCACTTTGGTAACTGACACCACGGTGGTACCTTTCCTTCCGGTCAACCCTGAATATTCTTCCACTAGGAATCAG GGACGTCAGAAGCTCGCAAGGTTCAACGCACATGAGTTTGCCACTCTGGTTATTGATATTTTAACTGATGCCAAACGTCGTCAGCAAGGAAATTCTCCAGATAACGTCAAAG ATAATGTGGAGTTAATTCTGAAGGACATTGGGAACCGTCATGGCTGTGAAAGTCCTGAGATGGACCAGCCTGATTATGACAGTGTGGCATCCGATGAGGATACGGAGCAAGAACCAACATCTGGAAAAGACGAGAGGACCAAG AGCTCAGAGTCCTCAGACTTGTCGGACAGCCCGATCACCGTTCAAGAGTTCATGGAAGTGAAAAGTGCCCTCAATGCCTCTGAAGCAAAGATCCAGCAGCTTCTCAAGGTCAACTGCCATCTTAGTGAGGAGTTGAGACTCATGCAAAGCAAG TTAAACTCCCTCCAGAATGAGAACAGCACTCTGAAGTGGCAGACTCCTAACAGTTTGGCAAGGCCGCAGGACCTCCCGCACAGGGCACCTCCACGCGGGTGTAGGGCCATGTCGATGTATGAGACTGGCTCTGGTCTGAGGCAGTACCACCCTAGAGGAGAGACCGTCCACCCTGACACAAACCTGACTCTTCAACCACTGCCATCTAAT ATTGGGAAGGGTCCCTCGGTGACTGCCTTCTCATCCCTTCCCACGTTCCCTTCAACTCTGTCCTGGTCCTGGGATGAGATAACCCAAAGG GGATCTACCTTAGACGCCCAGAGCGGCATGCCAGAAAGTGACTATGATAATGCATTGAACCACATTGAGATGGAAGAATCAGG GTCAACACTGAATAACTTCTCCAGGGCGAGTGGCTGGCCGGGCGACGGTACAGTGCCACAACCAGAAAACCCGTCTGAGGGCGAGTGCGACTCGACTCTACCGTGCACAGAGGACGTCATCAGCAAAACAGAGCTGATCACTAAGAACATCCAGGAATTACTCAGAGCTGCACAGGAAAATAAACATGAGAG CTTCGTCCTGTGTTCGGAGAGAATTCTTGTAGCAGTGACGGAAATGGCTACGTTATTCCCTAAG AGGCCATCCTCTGAGACCGTTCGCGGCTCCTTACGCCTCTTGACCTCCAGTGCCAGCCGTCTGCAGGGCGAATGTCAGAAGGCCACACCGCACGATTCCCAGCAAGTTATTCAGTGTGCCTACGACATTGCCAAGGCGGCTAAACAGCTAGTTACTGTGACTACCAAAGACAGTAACTGA
- the git2b gene encoding ARF GTPase-activating protein GIT2b isoform X5 → MMSTRTRNREICADCSACDPRWASINRGVLICDECCSIHRGLGRHSSQVRHLTHTLWPPSQLQMVKSLYNNGANSIWEHSLLDPSSIMSGKRKANPQDRVHPNKTDFIKAKYQMLAFVHRMPCREDDSVTAKDLSKQLHSSVRTGNLETCLRLLSLGAQANFFHPEKGNTPLHVAAKAGQLLQAELLTVYGADPGAPDSSGKTPIDYARQAGHQELTDRLVEIQFELTDRLAFYLCGRKPDHKNGQHFIIPQIADRNVGLDLSELAKAAKKKLQSLSNHQFEELAMDVYDEVDRRETDAVWLATQNHSTLVTDTTVVPFLPVNPEYSSTRNQGRQKLARFNAHEFATLVIDILTDAKRRQQGNSPDNVKDNVELILKDIGNRHGCESPEMDQPDYDSVASDEDTEQEPTSGKDERTKSSESSDLSDSPITVQEFMEVKSALNASEAKIQQLLKVNCHLSEELRLMQSKLNSLQNENSTLKWQTPNSLARPQDLPHRAPPRGCRAMSMYETGSGLRQYHPRGETVHPDTNLTLQPLPSNIGKGPSVTAFSSLPTFPSTLSWSWDEITQRGSTLDAQSGMPESDYDNALNHIEMEESGSTLNNFSRASGWPGDGTVPQPENPSEGECDSTLPCTEDVISKTELITKNIQELLRAAQENKHESDGIVSAQLGYNNTWPRWKETCRFTNGSCFVSLLHAVCSVFT, encoded by the exons ATGATGTCCACTCGAACGCGAAACAGAGAGATCTGCGCAGACTGCAGCGCGTGCG aCCCTCGTTGGGCCTCGATCAATCGTGGAGTTCTGATCTGCGACGAATGCTGCAGTATTCACCGAGGTCTGGGCCGCCACAGTTCTCAGGTCCGGCACCTGACCCACACTTTGTGGCCCCCTTCACAGCTACAG ATGGTGAAGTCACTGTACAATAATGGAGCAAATTCAATCTGGGAACACAGTCTTCTGGATCCATCTTCCATCATGAGCGGAAAACGCAAAGCCAATCCTCAGGATAGAGTCCA CCCCAACAAAACAGATTTCATAAAGGCTAAATATCAAATGCTGGCGTTTGTTCATCGAATGCCATGTAGAGAAGATGATAGTGTCACTGCCAAAGACCTCAGCAAG CAACTTCATTCTAGCGTGCGAACCGGCAATTTGGAAACGTGTCTGAGGCTGTTGTCGTTGGGAGCGCAGGCTAACTTTTTCCATCCA GAGAAAGGAAATACTCCATTACATGTGGCAGCTAAAGCAGGCCAGCTGCTACAGGCAGAGCTGCTCACTGTGTATGGAGCAGATCCCGGAGCACCAGACAGCTCTGGGAAGACTCCTATTGACTACGCCAG GCAGGCAGGACACCAGGAACTCACTGACAGACTGGTGGAGATCCAATTTGAGCTGACTGACAGACTAGCGTTCTACCTGTGTGGAAGAAAGCCAG aTCATAAAAACGGTCAACACTTTATAATTCCTCAAATAGCAGACAG AAATGT cGGTCTTGACTTGTCAGAACTGGCCAAAGCAGCAAAGAAGAAGCTTCAGTCT CTCAGTAATCATCAGTTTGAAGAACTAGCCATGGACGTTTATGATGAAGTTGACAGAAGAGAAACGGATGCAG TCTGGCTTGCAACTCAGAACCACAGCACTTTGGTAACTGACACCACGGTGGTACCTTTCCTTCCGGTCAACCCTGAATATTCTTCCACTAGGAATCAG GGACGTCAGAAGCTCGCAAGGTTCAACGCACATGAGTTTGCCACTCTGGTTATTGATATTTTAACTGATGCCAAACGTCGTCAGCAAGGAAATTCTCCAGATAACGTCAAAG ATAATGTGGAGTTAATTCTGAAGGACATTGGGAACCGTCATGGCTGTGAAAGTCCTGAGATGGACCAGCCTGATTATGACAGTGTGGCATCCGATGAGGATACGGAGCAAGAACCAACATCTGGAAAAGACGAGAGGACCAAG AGCTCAGAGTCCTCAGACTTGTCGGACAGCCCGATCACCGTTCAAGAGTTCATGGAAGTGAAAAGTGCCCTCAATGCCTCTGAAGCAAAGATCCAGCAGCTTCTCAAGGTCAACTGCCATCTTAGTGAGGAGTTGAGACTCATGCAAAGCAAG TTAAACTCCCTCCAGAATGAGAACAGCACTCTGAAGTGGCAGACTCCTAACAGTTTGGCAAGGCCGCAGGACCTCCCGCACAGGGCACCTCCACGCGGGTGTAGGGCCATGTCGATGTATGAGACTGGCTCTGGTCTGAGGCAGTACCACCCTAGAGGAGAGACCGTCCACCCTGACACAAACCTGACTCTTCAACCACTGCCATCTAAT ATTGGGAAGGGTCCCTCGGTGACTGCCTTCTCATCCCTTCCCACGTTCCCTTCAACTCTGTCCTGGTCCTGGGATGAGATAACCCAAAGG GGATCTACCTTAGACGCCCAGAGCGGCATGCCAGAAAGTGACTATGATAATGCATTGAACCACATTGAGATGGAAGAATCAGG GTCAACACTGAATAACTTCTCCAGGGCGAGTGGCTGGCCGGGCGACGGTACAGTGCCACAACCAGAAAACCCGTCTGAGGGCGAGTGCGACTCGACTCTACCGTGCACAGAGGACGTCATCAGCAAAACAGAGCTGATCACTAAGAACATCCAGGAATTACTCAGAGCTGCACAGGAAAATAAACATGAGAG TGATGGGATTGTGTCAGCACAGCTGGGATATAACAACACATGGCCAAGGTGGAAGGAGACGTGTAGATTCACAAATGGCTCATGTTTTGTGTCTTTACTGCATGCAGTATGTTCAGTATTCACATAA
- the git2b gene encoding ARF GTPase-activating protein GIT2b isoform X2 translates to MMSTRTRNREICADCSACDPRWASINRGVLICDECCSIHRGLGRHSSQVRHLTHTLWPPSQLQMVKSLYNNGANSIWEHSLLDPSSIMSGKRKANPQDRVHPNKTDFIKAKYQMLAFVHRMPCREDDSVTAKDLSKQLHSSVRTGNLETCLRLLSLGAQANFFHPEKGNTPLHVAAKAGQLLQAELLTVYGADPGAPDSSGKTPIDYARQAGHQELTDRLVEIQFELTDRLAFYLCGRKPDHKNGQHFIIPQIADSGLDLSELAKAAKKKLQSLSNHQFEELAMDVYDEVDRRETDAVWLATQNHSTLVTDTTVVPFLPVNPEYSSTRNQGRQKLARFNAHEFATLVIDILTDAKRRQQGNSPDNVKDNVELILKDIGNRHGCESPEMDQPDYDSVASDEDTEQEPTSGKDERTKSSESSDLSDSPITVQEFMEVKSALNASEAKIQQLLKVNCHLSEELRLMQSKLNSLQNENSTLKWQTPNSLARPQDLPHRAPPRGCRAMSMYETGSGLRQYHPRGETVHPDTNLTLQPLPSNIGKGPSVTAFSSLPTFPSTLSWSWDEITQRGSTLDAQSGMPESDYDNALNHIEMEESGSTLNNFSRASGWPGDGTVPQPENPSEGECDSTLPCTEDVISKTELITKNIQELLRAAQENKHESFVLCSERILVAVTEMATLFPKRPSSETVRGSLRLLTSSASRLQGECQKATPHDSQQVIQCAYDIAKAAKQLVTVTTKDSN, encoded by the exons ATGATGTCCACTCGAACGCGAAACAGAGAGATCTGCGCAGACTGCAGCGCGTGCG aCCCTCGTTGGGCCTCGATCAATCGTGGAGTTCTGATCTGCGACGAATGCTGCAGTATTCACCGAGGTCTGGGCCGCCACAGTTCTCAGGTCCGGCACCTGACCCACACTTTGTGGCCCCCTTCACAGCTACAG ATGGTGAAGTCACTGTACAATAATGGAGCAAATTCAATCTGGGAACACAGTCTTCTGGATCCATCTTCCATCATGAGCGGAAAACGCAAAGCCAATCCTCAGGATAGAGTCCA CCCCAACAAAACAGATTTCATAAAGGCTAAATATCAAATGCTGGCGTTTGTTCATCGAATGCCATGTAGAGAAGATGATAGTGTCACTGCCAAAGACCTCAGCAAG CAACTTCATTCTAGCGTGCGAACCGGCAATTTGGAAACGTGTCTGAGGCTGTTGTCGTTGGGAGCGCAGGCTAACTTTTTCCATCCA GAGAAAGGAAATACTCCATTACATGTGGCAGCTAAAGCAGGCCAGCTGCTACAGGCAGAGCTGCTCACTGTGTATGGAGCAGATCCCGGAGCACCAGACAGCTCTGGGAAGACTCCTATTGACTACGCCAG GCAGGCAGGACACCAGGAACTCACTGACAGACTGGTGGAGATCCAATTTGAGCTGACTGACAGACTAGCGTTCTACCTGTGTGGAAGAAAGCCAG aTCATAAAAACGGTCAACACTTTATAATTCCTCAAATAGCAGACAG cGGTCTTGACTTGTCAGAACTGGCCAAAGCAGCAAAGAAGAAGCTTCAGTCT CTCAGTAATCATCAGTTTGAAGAACTAGCCATGGACGTTTATGATGAAGTTGACAGAAGAGAAACGGATGCAG TCTGGCTTGCAACTCAGAACCACAGCACTTTGGTAACTGACACCACGGTGGTACCTTTCCTTCCGGTCAACCCTGAATATTCTTCCACTAGGAATCAG GGACGTCAGAAGCTCGCAAGGTTCAACGCACATGAGTTTGCCACTCTGGTTATTGATATTTTAACTGATGCCAAACGTCGTCAGCAAGGAAATTCTCCAGATAACGTCAAAG ATAATGTGGAGTTAATTCTGAAGGACATTGGGAACCGTCATGGCTGTGAAAGTCCTGAGATGGACCAGCCTGATTATGACAGTGTGGCATCCGATGAGGATACGGAGCAAGAACCAACATCTGGAAAAGACGAGAGGACCAAG AGCTCAGAGTCCTCAGACTTGTCGGACAGCCCGATCACCGTTCAAGAGTTCATGGAAGTGAAAAGTGCCCTCAATGCCTCTGAAGCAAAGATCCAGCAGCTTCTCAAGGTCAACTGCCATCTTAGTGAGGAGTTGAGACTCATGCAAAGCAAG TTAAACTCCCTCCAGAATGAGAACAGCACTCTGAAGTGGCAGACTCCTAACAGTTTGGCAAGGCCGCAGGACCTCCCGCACAGGGCACCTCCACGCGGGTGTAGGGCCATGTCGATGTATGAGACTGGCTCTGGTCTGAGGCAGTACCACCCTAGAGGAGAGACCGTCCACCCTGACACAAACCTGACTCTTCAACCACTGCCATCTAAT ATTGGGAAGGGTCCCTCGGTGACTGCCTTCTCATCCCTTCCCACGTTCCCTTCAACTCTGTCCTGGTCCTGGGATGAGATAACCCAAAGG GGATCTACCTTAGACGCCCAGAGCGGCATGCCAGAAAGTGACTATGATAATGCATTGAACCACATTGAGATGGAAGAATCAGG GTCAACACTGAATAACTTCTCCAGGGCGAGTGGCTGGCCGGGCGACGGTACAGTGCCACAACCAGAAAACCCGTCTGAGGGCGAGTGCGACTCGACTCTACCGTGCACAGAGGACGTCATCAGCAAAACAGAGCTGATCACTAAGAACATCCAGGAATTACTCAGAGCTGCACAGGAAAATAAACATGAGAG CTTCGTCCTGTGTTCGGAGAGAATTCTTGTAGCAGTGACGGAAATGGCTACGTTATTCCCTAAG AGGCCATCCTCTGAGACCGTTCGCGGCTCCTTACGCCTCTTGACCTCCAGTGCCAGCCGTCTGCAGGGCGAATGTCAGAAGGCCACACCGCACGATTCCCAGCAAGTTATTCAGTGTGCCTACGACATTGCCAAGGCGGCTAAACAGCTAGTTACTGTGACTACCAAAGACAGTAACTGA
- the git2b gene encoding ARF GTPase-activating protein GIT2b isoform X6, with product MMSTRTRNREICADCSACDPRWASINRGVLICDECCSIHRGLGRHSSQVRHLTHTLWPPSQLQMVKSLYNNGANSIWEHSLLDPSSIMSGKRKANPQDRVHPNKTDFIKAKYQMLAFVHRMPCREDDSVTAKDLSKQLHSSVRTGNLETCLRLLSLGAQANFFHPEKGNTPLHVAAKAGQLLQAELLTVYGADPGAPDSSGKTPIDYARQAGHQELTDRLVEIQFELTDRLAFYLCGRKPDHKNGQHFIIPQIADRNVGLDLSELAKAAKKKLQSLSNHQFEELAMDVYDEVDRRETDAVWLATQNHSTLVTDTTVVPFLPVNPEYSSTRNQGRQKLARFNAHEFATLVIDILTDAKRRQQGNSPDNVKDNVELILKDIGNRHGCESPEMDQPDYDSVASDEDTEQEPTSGKDERTKSSESSDLSDSPITVQEFMEVKSALNASEAKIQQLLKVNCHLSEELRLMQSKLNSLQNENSTLKWQTPNSLARPQDLPHRAPPRGCRAMSMYETGSGLRQYHPRGETVHPDTNLTLQPLPSNIGKGPSVTAFSSLPTFPSTLSWSWDEITQRGSTLDAQSGMPESDYDNALNHIEMEESGSTLNNFSRASGWPGDGTVPQPENPSEGECDSTLPCTEDVISKTELITKNIQELLRAAQENKHESK from the exons ATGATGTCCACTCGAACGCGAAACAGAGAGATCTGCGCAGACTGCAGCGCGTGCG aCCCTCGTTGGGCCTCGATCAATCGTGGAGTTCTGATCTGCGACGAATGCTGCAGTATTCACCGAGGTCTGGGCCGCCACAGTTCTCAGGTCCGGCACCTGACCCACACTTTGTGGCCCCCTTCACAGCTACAG ATGGTGAAGTCACTGTACAATAATGGAGCAAATTCAATCTGGGAACACAGTCTTCTGGATCCATCTTCCATCATGAGCGGAAAACGCAAAGCCAATCCTCAGGATAGAGTCCA CCCCAACAAAACAGATTTCATAAAGGCTAAATATCAAATGCTGGCGTTTGTTCATCGAATGCCATGTAGAGAAGATGATAGTGTCACTGCCAAAGACCTCAGCAAG CAACTTCATTCTAGCGTGCGAACCGGCAATTTGGAAACGTGTCTGAGGCTGTTGTCGTTGGGAGCGCAGGCTAACTTTTTCCATCCA GAGAAAGGAAATACTCCATTACATGTGGCAGCTAAAGCAGGCCAGCTGCTACAGGCAGAGCTGCTCACTGTGTATGGAGCAGATCCCGGAGCACCAGACAGCTCTGGGAAGACTCCTATTGACTACGCCAG GCAGGCAGGACACCAGGAACTCACTGACAGACTGGTGGAGATCCAATTTGAGCTGACTGACAGACTAGCGTTCTACCTGTGTGGAAGAAAGCCAG aTCATAAAAACGGTCAACACTTTATAATTCCTCAAATAGCAGACAG AAATGT cGGTCTTGACTTGTCAGAACTGGCCAAAGCAGCAAAGAAGAAGCTTCAGTCT CTCAGTAATCATCAGTTTGAAGAACTAGCCATGGACGTTTATGATGAAGTTGACAGAAGAGAAACGGATGCAG TCTGGCTTGCAACTCAGAACCACAGCACTTTGGTAACTGACACCACGGTGGTACCTTTCCTTCCGGTCAACCCTGAATATTCTTCCACTAGGAATCAG GGACGTCAGAAGCTCGCAAGGTTCAACGCACATGAGTTTGCCACTCTGGTTATTGATATTTTAACTGATGCCAAACGTCGTCAGCAAGGAAATTCTCCAGATAACGTCAAAG ATAATGTGGAGTTAATTCTGAAGGACATTGGGAACCGTCATGGCTGTGAAAGTCCTGAGATGGACCAGCCTGATTATGACAGTGTGGCATCCGATGAGGATACGGAGCAAGAACCAACATCTGGAAAAGACGAGAGGACCAAG AGCTCAGAGTCCTCAGACTTGTCGGACAGCCCGATCACCGTTCAAGAGTTCATGGAAGTGAAAAGTGCCCTCAATGCCTCTGAAGCAAAGATCCAGCAGCTTCTCAAGGTCAACTGCCATCTTAGTGAGGAGTTGAGACTCATGCAAAGCAAG TTAAACTCCCTCCAGAATGAGAACAGCACTCTGAAGTGGCAGACTCCTAACAGTTTGGCAAGGCCGCAGGACCTCCCGCACAGGGCACCTCCACGCGGGTGTAGGGCCATGTCGATGTATGAGACTGGCTCTGGTCTGAGGCAGTACCACCCTAGAGGAGAGACCGTCCACCCTGACACAAACCTGACTCTTCAACCACTGCCATCTAAT ATTGGGAAGGGTCCCTCGGTGACTGCCTTCTCATCCCTTCCCACGTTCCCTTCAACTCTGTCCTGGTCCTGGGATGAGATAACCCAAAGG GGATCTACCTTAGACGCCCAGAGCGGCATGCCAGAAAGTGACTATGATAATGCATTGAACCACATTGAGATGGAAGAATCAGG GTCAACACTGAATAACTTCTCCAGGGCGAGTGGCTGGCCGGGCGACGGTACAGTGCCACAACCAGAAAACCCGTCTGAGGGCGAGTGCGACTCGACTCTACCGTGCACAGAGGACGTCATCAGCAAAACAGAGCTGATCACTAAGAACATCCAGGAATTACTCAGAGCTGCACAGGAAAATAAACATGAGAG CAAGTGA